In one window of Escherichia coli DSM 30083 = JCM 1649 = ATCC 11775 DNA:
- the yhbW gene encoding luciferase-like monooxygenase — translation MTDKTIAFSLLDLAPIPEGSSARDAFSHSLDLARLAEKRGYHRYWLAEHHNMTGIASAATSVLIGYLAANTTTLHLGSGGVMLPNHSPLVIAEQFGTLNTLYPGRIDLGLGRAPGSDQRTMMALRRHMSGDIDNFPRDVAELVDWFDARDPNPHVRPVPGYGEKIPVWLLGSSLYSAQLAAQLGLPFAFASHFAPDMLFQALHLYRSNFKPSARLEKPYAMVCINIIAADSNRDAEFLFTSMQQAFVKLRRGETGQLPPPIQNMDQFWSPSEQYGVQQALSMSLVGDKAKVRHGLQSILRETDADEIMVNGQIFDHQARLHSFELAMDVKEELLG, via the coding sequence ATGACTGATAAAACCATTGCGTTTTCGTTACTCGATCTGGCCCCCATTCCCGAAGGTTCTTCAGCGCGAGATGCGTTCTCCCACTCTCTCGATCTCGCCCGTCTGGCTGAAAAGCGCGGCTATCATCGCTACTGGCTGGCGGAACACCACAATATGACCGGCATTGCCAGTGCTGCAACGTCGGTGTTAATTGGCTATCTGGCGGCGAATACCACCACGCTGCATCTGGGGTCTGGCGGCGTGATGTTGCCTAACCACTCACCATTGGTGATCGCCGAACAGTTCGGCACGCTCAATACGCTCTATCCGGGGCGAATCGATTTGGGGCTGGGTCGTGCACCGGGTAGCGATCAGCGAACCATGATGGCGCTGCGTCGTCATATGAGCGGCGATATTGATAATTTCCCCCGCGATGTCGCGGAACTGGTGGACTGGTTTGACGCCCGCGATCCCAATCCGCATGTGCGCCCGGTACCAGGCTATGGCGAGAAAATCCCCGTGTGGTTGTTAGGCTCCAGCCTTTACAGCGCGCAACTGGCGGCGCAGCTTGGTCTGCCGTTTGCGTTTGCCTCACACTTCGCGCCGGATATGTTGTTCCAGGCGCTGCATCTTTATCGCAGCAACTTCAAACCGTCGGCACGGTTGGAGAAACCGTATGCGATGGTGTGCATCAATATTATCGCCGCCGACAGCAACCGCGATGCCGAATTCCTGTTTACCTCAATGCAGCAAGCCTTTGTGAAGCTGCGCCGCGGCGAAACCGGGCAACTGCCGCCACCGATTCAAAATATGGATCAGTTCTGGTCGCCGTCCGAACAGTATGGTGTGCAGCAGGCGCTGAGTATGTCGCTGGTGGGCGATAAAGCGAAAGTGCGTCATGGCTTGCAGTCGATCCTGCGCGAAACCGACGCCGATGAGATTATGGTTAACGGGCAGATTTTCGACCACCAGGCGCGCCTGCATTCGTTTGAACTGGCGATGGATGTTAAGGAAGAGTTGTTGGGATAG